One Myxococcus stipitatus DNA segment encodes these proteins:
- a CDS encoding cytochrome-c peroxidase yields the protein MSSRTRLLALLTLSSLGTGALVACEKGPKVEAPAPAAPEEPTRRAPPPMTPEQLAHFFRPLPPRKDAKPAPKDTPEQVTLGRMLFFESRLSKNHDVSCNSCHGLSTYGVDNKALSDGHRGQKGSRNSPTVYNAAGHIAQFWDGRADTLEAQASGPILNPVEMAMPDERRVVATLSSIPEYVARFRAAFPEDKRPVTLTNAARAIAAFERGLVTPSRFDRFLDGDAAALTAQEQRGLQLFAVTGCTTCHNGPAVGGLSFQKLGLLEDYPGLTDAGRFDATKNEDDRGKFRVPTLRNVRKTGPYLHDGSVTDLPTMVRLMAKHQLARTLTDAEVDDLVAFLDSLTGELPPAERIAAPPLPPSTPKTPKPDPS from the coding sequence ATGTCGTCGCGAACCCGCCTCCTCGCACTGCTCACGTTGTCCTCCCTGGGGACGGGCGCGCTCGTCGCGTGTGAGAAGGGCCCGAAGGTGGAGGCGCCCGCGCCGGCCGCGCCCGAGGAGCCCACGCGCCGCGCGCCTCCGCCCATGACTCCCGAGCAGCTCGCGCACTTCTTCCGCCCGCTGCCGCCGCGCAAGGACGCGAAGCCCGCGCCGAAGGACACGCCGGAGCAGGTGACGCTGGGGCGCATGCTCTTCTTCGAGTCGCGCCTGTCGAAGAACCACGACGTGTCCTGCAACAGCTGCCACGGCCTGAGCACCTACGGCGTGGACAACAAGGCGCTGTCGGACGGGCACCGGGGGCAGAAGGGCAGCCGCAACTCGCCCACCGTCTACAACGCGGCGGGGCACATCGCGCAGTTCTGGGACGGCCGCGCGGACACGCTGGAGGCGCAGGCCTCGGGCCCCATCCTGAACCCGGTGGAGATGGCCATGCCGGACGAGCGGCGCGTGGTGGCCACGCTCTCCTCCATCCCCGAATACGTCGCCCGCTTCCGCGCCGCCTTCCCCGAGGACAAGCGCCCGGTGACGCTCACCAACGCCGCGCGCGCCATCGCCGCTTTCGAGCGGGGGCTCGTCACCCCGTCGCGCTTCGACCGCTTCCTCGACGGGGACGCCGCCGCGCTCACCGCGCAGGAGCAGCGCGGCCTCCAGCTCTTCGCCGTCACCGGCTGCACCACGTGCCACAACGGCCCCGCGGTGGGCGGGCTGTCCTTCCAGAAGCTGGGCCTGCTGGAGGACTACCCCGGCCTGACGGACGCGGGCCGCTTCGACGCGACGAAGAACGAGGACGACCGGGGCAAGTTCCGCGTGCCCACGCTGCGCAACGTGCGCAAGACGGGCCCCTACCTGCACGACGGCAGCGTGACGGACCTGCCCACCATGGTGCGGCTCATGGCGAAGCACCAGCTGGCGCGCACGCTGACGGACGCGGAGGTGGACGACCTGGTCGCCTTCCTCGACAGCCTCACCGGGGAGCTGCCGCCCGCCGAGCGCATCGCCGCGCCGCCCCTGCCGCCCAGCACCCCGAAGACGCCCAAGCCGGACCCGTCTTGA
- a CDS encoding c-type cytochrome, with amino-acid sequence MRTREPVERTRQARRLVPIIPLLALLSSPQVLAQATKQGASLFTQRCATCHSVGEGDRVGPDLHGVLERREEAWVTHFLKSPGALIDAGDPVANALLKKFNGVRMPDQPLTDEERAHLFAFLRDCTQRGMGACKPSPAEKMGTDATQEDIARGRRLFEGSEPLTHGGAACIGCHDVRGLGVAGGGTLGPNLTFAFARMGEKGMRPALAKLDGPMMGALYAQAPLSEEEQYALKAYLAEVSRDGSRPRADRDFVYLGVVGLLAALGFIGIAFTTPSQRGLS; translated from the coding sequence ATGCGGACACGAGAGCCGGTAGAGCGGACGCGCCAGGCGCGGAGGCTCGTCCCCATCATCCCGTTGCTCGCGCTGTTGTCGTCGCCCCAGGTGCTGGCGCAGGCGACGAAGCAGGGCGCGAGTCTGTTCACCCAGCGTTGCGCCACCTGCCATTCGGTGGGCGAGGGCGACCGCGTGGGGCCGGACCTGCACGGCGTGCTGGAGCGGCGGGAGGAGGCCTGGGTCACCCACTTCCTGAAGAGCCCGGGCGCGCTCATCGACGCGGGCGACCCGGTGGCCAACGCGCTCTTGAAGAAGTTCAACGGCGTGCGCATGCCGGACCAGCCGTTGACCGACGAGGAGCGGGCCCACCTGTTCGCCTTCCTCCGCGACTGCACCCAGCGGGGGATGGGGGCCTGCAAGCCCTCGCCCGCGGAGAAGATGGGCACGGACGCCACGCAGGAGGACATCGCCCGGGGCCGCCGCCTGTTCGAGGGCTCCGAGCCGCTGACGCACGGAGGCGCGGCCTGCATCGGCTGCCATGACGTGCGCGGCCTGGGCGTGGCGGGCGGTGGCACGCTGGGGCCCAACCTCACCTTCGCCTTCGCGCGCATGGGCGAGAAGGGCATGCGTCCGGCGCTGGCGAAGCTGGACGGTCCGATGATGGGCGCGCTGTACGCCCAGGCGCCCCTCTCCGAGGAGGAGCAATACGCCCTCAAGGCGTACCTGGCGGAGGTCTCGCGCGACGGCAGTCGTCCCCGCGCGGACCGCGACTTCGTCTACCTGGGCGTCGTCGGGCTGCTCGCGGCCCTGGGCTTCATCGGAATCGCCTTCACCACGCCGTCCCAGCGAGGACTCTCGTGA
- a CDS encoding TAT-variant-translocated molybdopterin oxidoreductase: MSDTLPKYWQSLAQRATDAAWLERARDEFPEELPVGVAATPPSESTRRDFFKVMGLSAAAAMVACQRAPVQKLIPYVARPDEVTPGLALWYASTCEACPARCGLLLKTRDGRPIKVEGNDEHPVSRGGVCAVGQASVLSLYDASRARFPSRANQRTAWADLDAEVKMGLRKAADEGKAIRLVLPWVMGPTAEAAVKRFLAAYPTARTVRYEPLGELSALGDAHRVTHGARVVPDFRFDQAKVIVGFGADFLGTWVSPVAFTRQYAEARDAAGRREMARHYQVESLMSLTGGSADRRFVVAPADVTLVLADVVKRLAAKAGRTLPGLGELPEPHLDEASRGELVEALWANRGQSLVVAGGDDVATQVLAATANALLGNEGRTVHTLEGVRLDEDALSYGELLSELGAGQVGAVVFLGVNPAHADPRGGELEALLKDVPLSVATNDRLDETAVLARLHAPASTPLEAWGDAEPRRGVLSLRQPAVSPLYETRDMVDSLLTWADVARSHHDFLRERWAAEVFPLATAAGGDFVAFWDDAVRRGVVTLPATPAPAAELRVEGLARALASVERPSGDWQLVLYPTVALRDGAHANNAWLQEVPDPITKATWGNTACVAPSRAKELGLKDGDVVLVRVGGRSLSLPVLVQAGTHPSALGIAVGYGRTRAGRIGDGVGGNGFTLASVVEGRARRQVVGATVVATGERQKLPLTQTHSRLEGRPHVREAELAAFLANPRAGNEAHGGHGAKEGHSPSMWSGHQYNGHRWALAVDLSACTGCSACVVSCQAENNIPSVGRDEVLRQREMHWMRIDRYYQGDEANPQAVFQPMMCQHCENAPCESVCPVLATVHSSEGLNQQVYNRCVGTRYCANNCPTKVRRFNWFDYPHDEPVERMVLNPDVVVRSRGVMEKCSLCVQRIQEGKAAASREGRPLRDGDIQTACQQSCPAKAIHFGDLNDPESRVAKLAKDGRAFRLLEELNIGPSITYLTKIRNTGSGSGT, translated from the coding sequence ATGTCCGACACACTTCCCAAGTACTGGCAGAGTCTGGCTCAGCGGGCGACCGACGCCGCGTGGCTCGAGCGCGCGCGCGACGAGTTCCCCGAGGAGCTGCCGGTGGGCGTGGCCGCCACGCCTCCGAGCGAGAGCACCCGCCGCGACTTCTTCAAGGTGATGGGCCTGAGCGCGGCGGCGGCGATGGTGGCCTGCCAGCGCGCCCCGGTGCAGAAGCTCATCCCCTACGTCGCCCGTCCCGACGAGGTCACCCCCGGCCTGGCGCTCTGGTACGCGTCCACGTGCGAGGCGTGCCCCGCGCGCTGCGGCCTGCTGCTCAAGACGCGCGACGGCCGCCCCATCAAGGTGGAGGGCAACGACGAGCACCCCGTCTCGCGCGGCGGCGTGTGCGCCGTGGGGCAGGCGTCGGTCCTCTCGCTCTACGACGCCAGCCGCGCCCGCTTCCCGTCGCGCGCGAACCAGCGCACGGCGTGGGCGGACCTGGACGCGGAGGTGAAGATGGGCCTGCGCAAGGCCGCCGACGAGGGCAAGGCCATCCGGCTGGTGCTGCCGTGGGTGATGGGGCCCACGGCGGAGGCCGCGGTGAAGCGCTTCCTCGCCGCGTACCCCACCGCCCGCACGGTGCGCTACGAGCCGCTGGGCGAACTGTCCGCGCTGGGCGACGCCCACCGCGTCACGCACGGCGCCAGGGTGGTGCCGGACTTCCGCTTCGACCAGGCGAAGGTCATCGTCGGCTTCGGCGCGGACTTCCTGGGCACCTGGGTGTCCCCCGTGGCCTTCACCCGCCAGTACGCCGAGGCGCGCGACGCCGCGGGCCGGCGGGAGATGGCGCGTCACTACCAGGTCGAATCGCTGATGTCGCTCACCGGTGGCTCGGCGGACCGGCGCTTCGTGGTGGCGCCCGCCGACGTGACGCTGGTGCTGGCGGACGTGGTGAAGCGGCTCGCGGCGAAGGCGGGGCGGACCCTGCCGGGCCTCGGCGAGCTGCCCGAGCCCCACCTCGACGAGGCCTCGCGCGGCGAGCTGGTCGAGGCGCTGTGGGCGAACCGGGGCCAGTCGCTGGTGGTCGCGGGCGGCGACGACGTGGCCACGCAGGTGCTGGCGGCCACCGCCAACGCGCTGCTGGGCAACGAGGGCCGCACGGTGCACACGCTGGAGGGCGTCCGGCTGGACGAGGACGCGCTGTCCTACGGCGAGCTGTTGTCCGAGCTGGGCGCGGGGCAGGTGGGCGCGGTGGTGTTCCTCGGCGTCAACCCGGCGCACGCGGACCCCCGGGGCGGGGAGCTGGAGGCGCTGCTGAAGGACGTCCCGCTGTCGGTCGCGACGAACGACCGGCTGGACGAGACGGCGGTGCTGGCCCGGTTGCACGCGCCGGCCTCCACGCCGCTGGAGGCCTGGGGTGACGCGGAGCCCCGGCGCGGGGTGCTGTCCCTGCGTCAGCCCGCGGTGTCTCCGCTCTACGAGACGCGCGACATGGTCGACTCGCTCCTGACGTGGGCGGACGTGGCGCGCTCGCACCACGACTTCCTGCGCGAGCGGTGGGCGGCGGAGGTCTTCCCGCTCGCCACCGCCGCGGGCGGCGACTTCGTGGCCTTCTGGGACGACGCCGTGCGCCGGGGCGTGGTGACGCTGCCCGCGACGCCCGCGCCCGCCGCCGAGCTCCGCGTGGAGGGACTGGCGAGGGCGCTGGCCTCCGTGGAGCGTCCCTCCGGGGACTGGCAGCTGGTGCTGTACCCCACCGTGGCCCTGCGCGACGGCGCCCACGCCAACAACGCCTGGCTCCAGGAGGTGCCGGACCCCATCACCAAGGCGACCTGGGGCAACACCGCCTGCGTCGCGCCGTCGCGCGCCAAGGAGCTGGGGCTGAAGGACGGCGACGTCGTCCTGGTGCGCGTGGGCGGTCGGTCGCTGTCGCTGCCGGTACTGGTGCAGGCGGGCACGCACCCGTCCGCGCTCGGCATCGCGGTGGGCTATGGCCGCACGCGGGCGGGTCGCATCGGCGACGGCGTCGGCGGCAATGGCTTCACGCTGGCCTCCGTGGTGGAGGGCCGCGCCCGCCGTCAGGTGGTGGGCGCGACGGTGGTGGCCACGGGCGAGCGGCAGAAGCTGCCGCTCACGCAGACGCACTCGCGCCTGGAGGGTCGCCCCCACGTGCGCGAGGCGGAGCTGGCGGCGTTCCTGGCCAACCCGCGCGCGGGCAACGAGGCGCATGGCGGCCACGGCGCCAAGGAGGGGCACTCCCCGTCGATGTGGTCCGGGCACCAGTACAACGGCCACCGGTGGGCGCTGGCGGTGGACCTGAGCGCGTGCACCGGGTGCTCGGCGTGCGTGGTGTCGTGCCAGGCGGAGAACAACATCCCCAGCGTGGGGCGCGACGAGGTGCTGCGCCAGCGCGAGATGCACTGGATGCGCATCGACCGGTACTACCAGGGGGACGAGGCCAATCCCCAGGCCGTGTTCCAGCCGATGATGTGCCAGCACTGCGAGAACGCGCCGTGCGAGTCGGTCTGCCCGGTGCTGGCGACGGTGCACTCGAGCGAGGGCCTCAACCAGCAGGTCTACAACCGCTGCGTGGGCACGCGCTACTGCGCGAACAACTGCCCCACGAAGGTCCGCCGCTTCAACTGGTTCGACTACCCGCACGACGAGCCGGTGGAGCGCATGGTGCTCAACCCGGACGTCGTGGTGCGCAGCCGCGGCGTCATGGAGAAGTGCTCGCTGTGCGTGCAGCGCATCCAGGAAGGCAAGGCGGCGGCCAGCCGCGAGGGCCGCCCGCTGCGCGACGGTGACATCCAGACGGCGTGTCAGCAGAGCTGCCCGGCGAAGGCCATCCACTTCGGGGACCTCAACGACCCGGAGAGCCGGGTGGCGAAGCTGGCGAAGGACGGGCGCGCGTTCCGGCTGCTGGAGGAGCTGAACATCGGGCCGTCCATCACCTACCTCACGAAGATCCGGAACACCGGGTCGGGAAGCGGAACATGA
- a CDS encoding YfiM family protein encodes MRPLQVLALLSALCLSPLARAAPDGDDWSGPDKPKHFAACFALAGVGYTGGALLFDTHEARYWTSAGLAMGVGVGKELYDLGRGTRFSLKDLAWDAAGTATGLAVSFVVDRLLFGPPRREALVGLRRDVPWGGRGRPRVAVFPGPRLGPASPRLDEAQELLSVHQRLHGDERAAKAHFAAVNEDGDLTARALPQTAGRHDADLLGQPALGERALQPARQLEATGPQAPARQTLAADEDLDVLPRLFRVATLLVPHPTSARSLVAGDAPLRARPGSP; translated from the coding sequence ATGCGACCGCTCCAGGTGCTCGCCCTGTTGTCCGCCCTCTGTCTCTCGCCGCTCGCGCGCGCCGCGCCGGACGGGGATGACTGGTCCGGTCCCGACAAGCCCAAGCACTTCGCCGCGTGCTTCGCGCTCGCAGGAGTCGGCTACACCGGCGGCGCGCTGCTGTTCGACACCCACGAGGCCCGCTACTGGACGAGCGCGGGATTGGCGATGGGGGTGGGCGTGGGCAAGGAACTCTACGACCTGGGCCGCGGCACGCGCTTCTCGCTCAAGGACCTGGCCTGGGACGCGGCGGGGACCGCGACGGGGCTCGCCGTCTCCTTCGTCGTGGACCGCCTGCTCTTCGGTCCGCCACGGCGGGAAGCGCTGGTGGGGCTACGGCGCGACGTCCCCTGGGGCGGGCGCGGGAGGCCGCGCGTCGCCGTCTTCCCCGGACCGCGTCTGGGGCCCGCGAGCCCGCGCCTCGATGAGGCGCAGGAGCTTCTCTCGGTCCATCAGCGGCTGCACGGTGACGAGCGCGCCGCCAAGGCCCACTTCGCCGCCGTGAACGAGGACGGTGACCTCACCGCGCGGGCACTGCCGCAGACAGCCGGTCGGCATGACGCGGACCTGCTCGGACAACCCGCGCTCGGCGAGCGCGCCCTGCAACCAGCGCGGCAGCTCGAGGCCACCGGCCCTCAGGCCCCGGCGCGTCAGACACTTGCGGCAGACGAGGACCTCGACGTCCTCCCGCGTCTGTTCCGTGTCGCCACCCTGCTCGTCCCGCATCCGACCTCCGCTCGTTCCCTCGTGGCGGGGGATGCCCCGCTGCGCGCGCGTCCGGGGTCGCCCTGA
- a CDS encoding acyltransferase family protein produces MNRLGPQFTFQKQSHRHPGLDGARGLAVLAMVLGHTLDALLSPEARQQPWVQHYWAFRGITAPLFLLVSGWAVVAALGTRPTAARDVLGKRVRRSLLLLFLGYLLHWPGLAAVRAMGWTDTMLTRVLTFDALQCIGLALLSGSVLLALVPARWGRPLVLLTLAVGIPLASAAAWRFGVGLPGPVQQLLGSAEGSRFPFFPWAGFFFAGAFAAYVLNLIKPGWPQGLALLAVGFGLVGLTRLVEADWAPTSAWMVAYRVAQGLLVLGAVNLAPTRVSRILAPFGRMSLWIYVLHLPVVYGWADIAGLAHRVGPRLGLPAAVGVGVGLLLVCALVARVGRWLLDQARPWRAGSTTLEASLSGSRVSQRI; encoded by the coding sequence GTGAACCGCCTCGGCCCCCAGTTCACCTTCCAGAAGCAGTCACACCGGCACCCCGGCCTCGATGGAGCCCGCGGGCTCGCGGTGTTGGCGATGGTCCTGGGCCACACGCTCGACGCGCTGTTGTCGCCCGAGGCGCGCCAGCAGCCCTGGGTGCAGCACTACTGGGCGTTCCGCGGCATCACCGCGCCCCTGTTCCTGCTGGTGAGTGGCTGGGCGGTGGTGGCGGCGCTGGGCACGCGCCCCACGGCGGCGCGCGACGTGCTCGGCAAGCGGGTGCGGCGCTCGCTGTTGCTGCTGTTCCTCGGCTACCTGCTGCACTGGCCCGGCCTGGCCGCGGTGCGCGCCATGGGCTGGACCGACACCATGCTGACGCGCGTGCTCACCTTCGACGCGCTCCAGTGCATCGGCTTGGCGCTCCTGTCGGGCTCCGTACTGCTGGCGCTCGTGCCCGCCCGGTGGGGGCGTCCGCTGGTGCTGCTCACCCTCGCGGTGGGAATCCCCCTGGCGAGCGCCGCGGCGTGGCGCTTCGGCGTGGGGCTCCCCGGCCCCGTGCAGCAACTGCTCGGGAGCGCCGAGGGCAGCCGCTTCCCCTTCTTCCCGTGGGCGGGCTTCTTCTTCGCGGGCGCCTTCGCCGCCTACGTGCTCAACCTCATCAAGCCCGGCTGGCCCCAGGGGCTCGCCCTGCTGGCGGTGGGCTTCGGGCTCGTGGGCCTGACGCGGCTGGTGGAGGCCGACTGGGCGCCCACGAGCGCGTGGATGGTGGCCTACCGCGTGGCGCAGGGGCTGCTCGTGCTCGGCGCCGTCAACCTGGCCCCCACCCGGGTCAGCCGAATCCTGGCGCCCTTCGGGCGGATGTCGCTGTGGATCTACGTCCTGCACCTGCCCGTCGTGTACGGCTGGGCGGACATCGCCGGGCTCGCGCACCGCGTGGGCCCGCGCCTGGGCCTCCCCGCGGCGGTCGGCGTGGGCGTGGGGCTGCTGCTCGTGTGCGCCCTCGTGGCCAGGGTGGGCCGCTGGCTGCTCGATCAGGCCCGCCCCTGGCGCGCGGGCTCCACCACGCTGGAGGCGAGCCTCAGCGGCTCGCGCGTCAGCCAGCGCATCTGA
- a CDS encoding YkgJ family cysteine cluster protein — translation MSRRDWDDEGEDALPLGGTRERERALKEVRSVYRQADAAYAPFSCPASGECCQLSRTGRQPWLWQPEWELLSRGRPLPPPRADGGCPYLDAAGLRCTVYADRPFGCRTFFCARIRGPARQPAETVGALLERLERVSQRVAPALKAPRPLLEWHAQALARAGDEDA, via the coding sequence ATGAGCCGCCGGGACTGGGACGACGAGGGCGAGGACGCGCTCCCCCTGGGGGGCACCCGGGAGCGGGAGCGCGCGCTGAAGGAGGTCCGCTCCGTCTACCGTCAGGCGGACGCCGCCTATGCGCCCTTCTCCTGTCCGGCCAGCGGCGAGTGCTGTCAGCTGTCCCGCACCGGACGACAGCCCTGGCTGTGGCAGCCCGAGTGGGAGCTGTTGTCCCGGGGCCGCCCCCTGCCCCCGCCCCGCGCGGACGGAGGCTGTCCCTACCTCGACGCCGCGGGCCTGCGCTGCACGGTGTACGCGGACCGGCCCTTCGGCTGCCGCACCTTCTTCTGCGCGAGGATTCGCGGCCCCGCGCGCCAGCCCGCGGAGACCGTGGGCGCGCTCCTGGAGCGACTCGAGCGTGTGTCCCAGCGCGTGGCCCCGGCCCTGAAAGCCCCACGTCCCTTGTTGGAGTGGCACGCCCAGGCGCTCGCGCGGGCCGGTGACGAGGACGCCTGA
- a CDS encoding FxsA family protein: MFKYLLLAFIVVPLLELYLLVMLGRHLGFAPTLGVVLFSALLGSWLARREGSRVTRRWREAMARGQVPEEGLFSGALVFAGGVLLVIPGLLTDVVGLSLLLPPTRRVITRHLRRAVERRMRDGSLRVTTFGGVGFPPMDPAAGNPFARRSSPEFPTEVEPEDAAARRPRRGPTAEVDAEFTEEEPPRH; encoded by the coding sequence GTGTTCAAGTACCTCCTCCTCGCCTTCATCGTCGTCCCCTTGCTGGAGCTGTACCTGCTCGTGATGCTGGGGCGTCACCTCGGCTTCGCTCCCACGCTGGGCGTGGTGCTGTTCTCGGCGCTGCTGGGCTCGTGGCTCGCGCGCCGCGAGGGCAGCCGGGTGACGCGCCGCTGGCGTGAGGCCATGGCGCGGGGCCAGGTGCCCGAGGAGGGCCTCTTCAGCGGCGCGCTGGTCTTCGCGGGCGGTGTGCTGCTCGTGATTCCAGGCCTCCTCACGGACGTGGTGGGGCTGTCGCTCCTGCTGCCTCCCACCCGCCGCGTCATCACCCGGCACCTGCGCCGCGCCGTCGAGCGCCGCATGCGCGACGGCTCCCTTCGCGTCACCACGTTCGGCGGCGTGGGCTTTCCGCCCATGGACCCCGCGGCGGGCAACCCCTTCGCCCGCAGGTCCTCCCCCGAGTTCCCGACGGAGGTCGAGCCGGAGGACGCCGCCGCCCGCCGTCCGCGCCGGGGCCCCACGGCGGAGGTGGACGCGGAGTTCACGGAGGAGGAGCCCCCGCGTCACTGA
- a CDS encoding class I SAM-dependent rRNA methyltransferase has product MPTPPKSSSGPHRGGRPSSPPQGRGRPPARPEKPAPDRTTPELGPDGLPQVSLLRRGVERWQAGHPWIYRADLNGDPALSGGEVVRVTDGRGWFIGKAFYSRQSKISLRWLTYDDVPVDAGFFRERLQAAEALRRLALPGETTYRLVHGEADGLPGLVVDRYGDYLSVQFLVPAMEQRKALIADLLEAQFKPRGIVNRSDVGVRNLEGLTPEKGLLRGALPPGPVSFDEGLVRVRADLLEGQKTGAFLDQRENHVVAAQYATGEALDCFSYVGGFALQLATRAQRVTAVEISDAAAAQLRDNAAANKLGNVEVVVANAFDFLRDAVDEGRRFDTIVLDPPSFAKNKDAIAAAVRGYKEINLRAMQLLRPGGILISASCTYHVDEQAFEDMLASAAADARRRMQIIERRGAGKDHPVLLNLRETRYLKCFVLRVL; this is encoded by the coding sequence ATGCCGACTCCTCCCAAGTCATCTTCCGGCCCCCATCGTGGTGGCAGGCCTTCCTCCCCGCCCCAGGGCCGGGGCCGTCCCCCTGCCCGCCCGGAGAAGCCCGCCCCGGACCGCACCACCCCCGAGCTGGGCCCGGACGGCCTGCCCCAGGTCTCCCTGCTGCGCCGCGGCGTGGAGCGCTGGCAGGCGGGCCACCCGTGGATCTACCGCGCGGACCTCAACGGCGACCCGGCCCTCTCCGGCGGCGAGGTCGTGCGCGTCACGGACGGGCGCGGCTGGTTCATCGGCAAGGCGTTCTATTCGCGCCAGTCCAAGATCTCCCTGCGCTGGCTCACGTACGACGACGTCCCCGTCGACGCCGGCTTCTTCCGCGAGCGCCTCCAGGCGGCCGAAGCGCTGCGCCGGCTCGCCCTGCCAGGTGAGACGACATACCGGCTGGTGCACGGCGAGGCGGACGGCCTGCCCGGCCTCGTCGTGGACCGCTACGGCGACTACCTGAGCGTGCAGTTCCTGGTGCCCGCGATGGAGCAGCGCAAGGCGCTCATCGCGGACCTGCTGGAGGCCCAGTTCAAGCCGCGCGGCATCGTCAACCGCTCGGACGTGGGCGTGCGCAACCTGGAGGGGCTCACCCCGGAGAAGGGCCTGCTGCGCGGCGCCCTGCCCCCCGGTCCCGTGTCGTTCGACGAGGGCCTGGTGCGCGTGCGCGCGGACCTGCTGGAGGGCCAGAAGACGGGCGCCTTCCTGGACCAGCGAGAGAATCACGTCGTGGCCGCGCAGTACGCCACGGGCGAGGCGCTGGACTGCTTCTCCTATGTCGGCGGCTTCGCGCTCCAGCTGGCCACGCGCGCCCAGCGCGTCACCGCGGTGGAGATTTCGGACGCGGCCGCGGCCCAGCTGCGCGACAACGCCGCCGCCAACAAGCTCGGCAACGTCGAGGTGGTGGTGGCCAACGCCTTCGACTTCCTGCGCGACGCGGTGGACGAGGGGCGGCGCTTCGACACCATCGTCCTGGACCCGCCCTCGTTCGCGAAGAACAAGGACGCCATCGCCGCGGCGGTGCGCGGGTACAAGGAGATCAACCTGCGCGCCATGCAGCTGTTGCGGCCGGGCGGCATCCTCATCTCCGCCAGCTGCACGTACCACGTCGACGAGCAGGCCTTCGAGGACATGCTCGCCTCGGCCGCGGCGGACGCGCGCCGGCGCATGCAGATCATCGAGCGGCGCGGTGCGGGCAAGGACCACCCCGTGCTGCTGAACCTGCGCGAGACGCGCTACCTGAAGTGTTTCGTCCTGCGCGTACTGTGA
- a CDS encoding respiratory nitrate reductase subunit gamma — protein sequence MSDSFLFTLVPYAAAGLALAGTLRRLVTRAPAPAKAPAPRRWTPAGRAVLAGAAIVALNHLAGLAAPRAMQAFNGSPARLFTLESVSLVGALLLGWGLASLVLRRAREGQWGAAAALGLVLAQVLSGVYVAVTLRWGSAWYVHVAVPYLRSLLAFQPEATLMVRSPLAFQLHVLGGFALLAVAPFFRTRPVVAVERPRESVEPGMLATPREETP from the coding sequence GTGAGCGACTCCTTCCTCTTCACCCTCGTCCCCTATGCCGCCGCGGGGCTCGCCCTCGCGGGCACCCTCCGCCGGCTCGTCACGCGCGCCCCCGCTCCCGCGAAGGCCCCGGCCCCCCGGCGGTGGACCCCCGCGGGACGCGCGGTGCTCGCGGGCGCGGCCATCGTCGCGCTCAACCACCTGGCGGGGCTGGCGGCCCCCCGCGCGATGCAGGCCTTCAACGGCTCGCCGGCGCGGCTGTTCACGCTGGAGTCGGTGAGCCTCGTCGGCGCGCTGCTGCTCGGCTGGGGCCTGGCGAGCCTGGTGCTGCGGCGCGCCCGGGAGGGGCAGTGGGGGGCGGCGGCCGCGCTCGGGCTGGTGCTCGCGCAGGTGCTCTCCGGCGTGTACGTGGCGGTGACGTTGCGCTGGGGCTCCGCGTGGTACGTGCACGTGGCGGTGCCCTACCTGCGCTCGCTCCTGGCCTTCCAGCCGGAGGCGACGCTGATGGTGCGCTCGCCGCTCGCCTTCCAGCTCCACGTGCTCGGCGGCTTCGCGCTGCTGGCGGTGGCGCCCTTCTTCCGCACCCGTCCCGTCGTGGCGGTGGAGCGGCCCCGGGAGTCCGTCGAGCCGGGCATGCTCGCCACGCCCCGGGAGGAGACACCATGA
- a CDS encoding cytochrome c3 family protein → MSRPSFWPVPLTGAVGALLALAMGGCNGPVNNQQGHMPAQPVAFSHAVHAGQYELDCQYCHVGAERSRHAGVPSTSVCMNCHAQVKKDSPEIQKVAAAVAANQPIEWIRVHRLPDHAYFNHASHVGSGLVCQTCHGPVQEMVRVEQVEPMTMGWCLDCHRKTVAEQASAPPSLAPRPGELLALTSGAPLPEPSKLPRPLRPPTDCSGCHR, encoded by the coding sequence ATGAGTCGCCCGTCCTTCTGGCCCGTCCCCCTCACCGGCGCGGTCGGGGCGCTCCTCGCCCTGGCGATGGGGGGCTGCAATGGCCCGGTGAACAACCAACAGGGCCACATGCCCGCGCAGCCCGTGGCCTTCTCGCACGCGGTCCACGCGGGCCAGTACGAGCTGGACTGTCAGTACTGCCACGTGGGCGCGGAGAGGAGTCGCCATGCCGGCGTCCCCTCGACCAGCGTGTGCATGAACTGCCACGCGCAGGTGAAGAAGGACTCGCCCGAAATCCAGAAGGTGGCCGCGGCGGTCGCGGCCAACCAGCCCATCGAATGGATTCGCGTCCACCGGCTGCCGGACCACGCGTACTTCAACCACGCCAGCCACGTCGGCTCCGGGCTCGTGTGCCAGACGTGCCACGGCCCGGTGCAGGAGATGGTGCGAGTGGAGCAGGTGGAGCCCATGACGATGGGCTGGTGCCTGGACTGCCACCGCAAGACGGTGGCGGAGCAGGCCTCCGCGCCGCCGTCGCTCGCGCCCCGTCCCGGGGAGCTGCTGGCCCTGACCTCCGGGGCGCCGCTGCCCGAGCCCTCGAAGCTTCCCCGCCCCCTCCGGCCGCCCACGGACTGCTCGGGCTGCCACCGCTGA